A single Elaeis guineensis isolate ETL-2024a chromosome 15, EG11, whole genome shotgun sequence DNA region contains:
- the LOC105058254 gene encoding cell number regulator 1, whose amino-acid sequence MYPSQSAQAYEHKYGVTVPVPVPPENHIPPYTSPAMHAPPQRGLTPWSTGLCHCFDDPGNCLITCICPCITFGQVADIVDRGSCPCVASGIAYGLLLSFTGLGCLYSCLYRSKLRGQYDLEEGPLPDCLVHFCCEPCALCQEYRELKNRGFDMGIGWNANMDRQRRGVMGAPAMGAPVMGGGMTR is encoded by the exons ATGTATCCCTCCCAGTCTGCCCAAGCCTATGAGCATAAATATGGAGTGACAGTTCCCGTCCCGGTGCCGCCGGAAAATCACATCCCTCCATATACTTCTCCGGCCATGCATGCTCCACCTCAGAGGGGTTTGACGCCGTGGTCGACGGGCCTTTGCCATTGTTTCGATGATCCTGGCAACT GTTTGATCACTTGCATATGCCCGTGCATAACGTTCGGTCAGGTTGCAGATATTGTGGATAGGGGCTCTTGCC CTTGCGTGGCGAGTGGGATAGCTTATGGGCTACTTCTGAGCTTTACCGGCCTTGGGTGCTTGTACTCATGCCTCTACCGTTCCAAATTGAGAGGCCAGTATGATTTGGAGGAGGGGCCCCTTCCCGACTGCCTCGTCCATTTTTGCTGTGAGCCATGTGCTCTATGCCAAGAATATCGGGAGCTTAAGAATAGAGGTTTCGACATGGGAATTG GTTGGAATGCGAACATGGACCGACAGAGGCGTGGGGTCATGGGAGCTCCGGCCATGGGAGCTCCGGTCATGGGAGGAGGCATGACAAGATAA